In Streptomyces paludis, the genomic stretch GGGGAGCCCGCCACCGTCTCCGTTCTGCTGCGTGAGTCGAGTACGGACGTGGCCCATCTCGCGCGTACCCCGGCGCTGGTGCTGGTCGCCAGCGCGCTGTGGGTCGCGGGCGGGCTGCTCTCCCCGTACACGATCGGGTTCGTGCTCGTGCTGACGGCGCTGGAGCGGCGGGTCGGCGGTGCGCGGACCGCCGGGATCTTTCTGCTCGGTCATGTGCTGGCGACGCTGCTGACCGAGGTGCCGGTCGGGCTGGCCGTGGCGGTGGGCCATCTCCCGGAGACCTCGCTGCACCGGCTGGACTACGGCATCAGCTTCGGGATCATGGCGAGCGTCGGCGCGCTGGCCGGTCTGCTGCCGCCCCTGGCGCGCTGGATCCTGCTGACGGTGACCGGGCTGACGCTGCTCCAGGATCTGCTGGAGTTCGCCGACCCGATCACCGACTGGGGCCATGTGCTGGCGCTGCTGATCGGCGTCGCCTGCTGGCCCGCGCTGCGGTCGGCCGTGCGCGTACGGGCACGGGTACGGGTACGGGACAAGGCGGTTACGTCCGTGACGCGTTCAGGGCCGTGCTCCCCGCCGTGATGACGCGGCACACGGCGAGGGCCGTACGGGTCAGGTCGTCGGCGGCGTGGAGCAGCGCCGTGTCCAGGTCGCGCGGGCCGGTGCCGATGGGCAGGACGGCGGTCGCGCCGCGCTGGTAGAGCCGGTCCGCGTCCGGGGTGATCGTCCCGCCGAGCACGACGCACGGGACGCCCGCCGCCGCACACGCGTCGACCACCGCGCTGACGGTCTTGCCCGCGTCCGTGGAGGCGTCCACCTTCCCCTCGGCGGTCAGGCAGAGGTCGGCCGAGGCGAGCAGCTGGTCGAAGTGGGTGAGACCGCGGATCAGCTCCGCGCCGGGCAGCTGTCCGGCGCCGAGCGCGAGCAGCGCGGCGCCGAGGCCGCCCGCCGCCCCGCCGCCGGTGGCGTCCGGGGCGATGCCGAGCAGGGGCGCGAGCCGCCGCAGCCCGTCGTCCAGGAGCGCGACCAGCTCGGGGCCCGCGCCCTTCTGCGGGCCGAAGACATGGGCGGCGCCGTCCGGTCCGTACAGCGGGCTGATCACATCGGCGGCGACGACCAGCTCCACCCCGGCGAGCCGTTCGCGCGCCGGGGCGAGGTCGATGGAGACCGTACGCAGGAGATCGGCGGCGCTGCCGCGCAGCCGGTTCCCGTCGGCGTCGCGGAGGTCCGCGCCGAGGGCCGCGAGCAGTCCCGTACCGCCGTCCATGGTGGCGGTGCCGCCGAGGAAGACGACGATCCGGCGGGCGCCCGCCGCGACCGCGCCGAGGAGCGGGGCGGCCAGTCCGGCGCTGGAGGCGTTCAGCAGATCGTGGCCGACGGCGGAGAGCCCGCCCCAGCCGATGGCCTCGGCGGCCTCGACGAGGGCGGTGCCGTCGTCGAGGCGGCCGAAGGCGGCCCGGGCGGGGCGGCCGAGCGCGTCCACGGTCGCGATTTCCGTGACCGTACCGCCGCGCGCGGTCTGCACCGTGAGACGTGAGCCCTCCCCGCCGTCGGCGAGCGGATGCTCGACGGGGGTGCCGCCGGCCGCGCGGACCCCGGCGGCGAGGGCGGCGGCGGCCTGGGCGGCGTCCAGGGAGCCACGCAGTTTGTCCGGGGCGCAGACGACGCGCATGGGAAGTTCCTTTCGAGACGGGGGAGAGGGCGGGAGGGGCCGGGACTCAGACGGTCATCCAGCCCAGGACCGGGGTGGACTGGAGGTAGATGAGCACGGCGAAGACCGCCAGCATGCCCAGGCTCCAGCCGAGGACCTTCCGGAAGATGACGCTCTCGCTGCCCGCCATGCCGATCGACGCGGCGGCGACGGCCAGGTTCTGCGGGGAGAGCATCTTGCCGAGGACCCCGCCGGTGGAGTTGGCGGAGGCCAGGAGTACGGGGTCGAGCCCGGTCTGGTGCGCGGCGGTCACCTGGAGCACCCCGAACAGCGAGTTGGCCGAGGTGTCGGAGCCGGTCACGGCGACCCCCAGCCATCCCACGACCGGGGAGAACAGGGCGAACGCCGAGCCGGTCTGGGCCAGCGCGGTGCCCAGGGTGACGGTCTGGCCGGAGAGGTTCATGACCCAGGCCAGCGCGAGCACCGAGGTCACGGTGACAAAGGTCCAGCGCAGCTGGTGCAGGGTCGCGCCGTACGCCTTGACCGCGCGGCCGGGGCCGACGCGGTAGAGCGCCATGGTGAGCAGGCCCGCGAGGAAGAGGATGGTGCCCGCGGCCTTCAGGTGCTCCAGCTTGAACGTCATCGCGCCGGCCGGCTGCCCGGTGGTGGTCTCGACGTTCAGGCCGGGCCAGCTGAACTGGACGAGTCCGTGCACGCCCAGCCACTCCTTGACCGGGCCGAACTGGCTGATCGCGAACAGGGCGACGATGATCAGGTACGGCGCGAAGGCCATCAGGGCGCTGCCCTCGGCGCGCTCCTCGGCCGGCTCGGCGGACTTGGCCGGCTCGGTCGGCTTGTCCTTGTTCTCCGGCTCGTCGGCGTCAACGCCCGCCTCGGCGGCGGCGGTTGACGTGGCCGGCTGCCAGACGCGCAGGAAGCCGAGGACCGCGAGCAGCGCGACGACGCCCGCGATGATGTCCGTGACCTCGACGCTGATGTAGTTCGCGGA encodes the following:
- a CDS encoding rhomboid-like protein, coding for MNRLDTRGSGAEAAVAASAGCAGGRGRSRSFPAVGFSAARLLPGPRRTPFTFWYGLVLVGTALLAEHGEPATVSVLLRESSTDVAHLARTPALVLVASALWVAGGLLSPYTIGFVLVLTALERRVGGARTAGIFLLGHVLATLLTEVPVGLAVAVGHLPETSLHRLDYGISFGIMASVGALAGLLPPLARWILLTVTGLTLLQDLLEFADPITDWGHVLALLIGVACWPALRSAVRVRARVRVRDKAVTSVTRSGPCSPP
- a CDS encoding glycerate kinase family protein; amino-acid sequence: MRVVCAPDKLRGSLDAAQAAAALAAGVRAAGGTPVEHPLADGGEGSRLTVQTARGGTVTEIATVDALGRPARAAFGRLDDGTALVEAAEAIGWGGLSAVGHDLLNASSAGLAAPLLGAVAAGARRIVVFLGGTATMDGGTGLLAALGADLRDADGNRLRGSAADLLRTVSIDLAPARERLAGVELVVAADVISPLYGPDGAAHVFGPQKGAGPELVALLDDGLRRLAPLLGIAPDATGGGAAGGLGAALLALGAGQLPGAELIRGLTHFDQLLASADLCLTAEGKVDASTDAGKTVSAVVDACAAAGVPCVVLGGTITPDADRLYQRGATAVLPIGTGPRDLDTALLHAADDLTRTALAVCRVITAGSTALNASRT
- a CDS encoding L-lactate permease; the protein is MYRQVLDPLAGSLYWSALFAALPLLTMFVLLGVFRVRAQIAAVSSLALALALAVLVWDMPVSQALSGAAEGGFYGLFPVLWILVNALWIYRLTEITGWFAVLRRSFRSVSTDQRVQGILIAFCFGALIEALAGFGAPVAITAVMLVAVGIAPLKAATVALVANTAPVAFGSMAVPLTTLAGVTGLPLEDLGAMAGRQTPLIAVFIPLVLVFLLDGRRGVKESWPVAVVAGVAFALAQFVSANYISVEVTDIIAGVVALLAVLGFLRVWQPATSTAAAEAGVDADEPENKDKPTEPAKSAEPAEERAEGSALMAFAPYLIIVALFAISQFGPVKEWLGVHGLVQFSWPGLNVETTTGQPAGAMTFKLEHLKAAGTILFLAGLLTMALYRVGPGRAVKAYGATLHQLRWTFVTVTSVLALAWVMNLSGQTVTLGTALAQTGSAFALFSPVVGWLGVAVTGSDTSANSLFGVLQVTAAHQTGLDPVLLASANSTGGVLGKMLSPQNLAVAAASIGMAGSESVIFRKVLGWSLGMLAVFAVLIYLQSTPVLGWMTV